The Candidatus Manganitrophus noduliformans genome includes a window with the following:
- a CDS encoding CehA/McbA family metallohydrolase produces the protein MQMSAPDKKTLKRGLAVGLLLLLSATLSCASTKSLQKLRRALQEPPPPTSRAPLPEGYRDIRGAIHVHSYLSHDSEGRPEEILKAAGEAKLDFIVMTDHSNPNIFTEGLEGRHGDLLVIRGMEIIKEEASLLAIGIKKFIDHRPIPLQEVVDRLKAEGAILFAAHPKNYPGWRKLKGLDGIEIYDIFDDATDRNARYVRYFFDILFRFNRYPDEVFLSILDRPERELALWDRMTPSRKVAGIAGNDAHQNVRILGRQLDPYARSFRFVNTHLLVPALDQEAILHALREGHGYISFDILADAGGFFFGARHEDRAWRMGGEIPFREGIALHARAPRPGRFRLIKDGAVVYGGEGTAFSFSPTEKGVYRVEWTIHRGDRWWPWIYSNPIYLR, from the coding sequence ATGCAGATGAGCGCCCCCGACAAGAAAACACTGAAAAGAGGCCTGGCCGTCGGCCTGCTCCTGCTCCTGTCGGCCACCCTTTCTTGCGCTTCGACAAAATCATTGCAAAAGCTGCGGCGCGCCTTGCAAGAGCCCCCGCCCCCAACCTCCCGCGCCCCTTTACCGGAAGGATACCGCGACATCCGCGGGGCAATCCACGTCCACTCCTACCTCTCGCACGACAGCGAAGGAAGGCCCGAAGAAATCCTGAAGGCCGCCGGCGAGGCGAAATTGGACTTCATCGTCATGACCGATCACAGCAATCCCAACATCTTCACCGAGGGACTGGAAGGGCGGCACGGCGATCTCTTGGTGATTCGGGGGATGGAGATCATCAAGGAAGAGGCGTCCCTCCTTGCCATCGGGATCAAAAAATTCATCGATCACCGCCCGATTCCCCTCCAGGAGGTGGTCGATCGGCTCAAAGCAGAGGGAGCGATCCTCTTCGCCGCCCACCCGAAGAACTATCCGGGGTGGCGAAAATTAAAAGGGCTCGACGGAATCGAGATCTACGATATCTTCGACGACGCCACCGACCGCAACGCGCGCTATGTCCGTTATTTTTTCGACATCCTCTTTCGCTTCAACCGCTACCCGGACGAAGTTTTCTTATCGATTCTGGACCGGCCGGAGCGGGAGCTGGCCCTCTGGGACCGGATGACGCCGTCGCGGAAGGTCGCCGGCATCGCCGGAAACGACGCCCATCAAAACGTCCGGATCCTCGGCCGCCAGCTCGATCCCTACGCCCGCTCCTTCCGCTTCGTGAACACCCATCTCCTCGTCCCCGCGCTCGATCAGGAGGCGATCCTTCACGCCCTGAGAGAAGGGCACGGCTATATCTCGTTCGACATCCTTGCCGACGCCGGCGGCTTTTTCTTCGGCGCCCGACATGAAGATCGAGCATGGCGGATGGGAGGCGAGATCCCTTTTCGGGAAGGAATCGCGCTCCACGCCCGCGCGCCGCGGCCGGGGAGATTTCGGTTGATCAAAGACGGCGCGGTCGTTTATGGTGGCGAGGGAACCGCGTTCTCGTTTTCTCCGACGGAGAAAGGGGTCTACCGGGTCGAATGGACGATCCATCGCGGCGACCGCTGGTGGCCTTGGATCTACTCAAACCCTATTTATTTAAGATAG
- a CDS encoding outer membrane beta-barrel protein, with product MKKLALAVLLVVFGISNVYAQEAALKKETIEIGIFSDAIEGDLVPFIGYFVSDNLELALHFNFVHAEIDLPGVADDIEQDSFIVSFDVLSNLPTGTRFVPVVGAGVNFSRDEIEDETTETVGFDLTAGVRYFIAERGAVTLFGQYEFADIDFSDDIGTITADGTAYAVGLLYSIFFQ from the coding sequence ATGAAGAAACTCGCATTGGCTGTATTGCTGGTTGTGTTCGGAATTTCGAATGTGTATGCGCAAGAGGCGGCTTTAAAAAAGGAGACGATTGAAATCGGTATCTTTTCCGACGCGATTGAGGGAGATCTTGTTCCGTTTATCGGTTACTTTGTTTCGGATAATTTAGAACTGGCTCTTCACTTTAACTTTGTACATGCAGAAATAGATTTGCCCGGAGTTGCTGATGACATTGAGCAGGACTCCTTCATCGTGTCGTTTGATGTGCTTAGCAATCTCCCAACCGGAACCCGATTTGTGCCCGTAGTCGGGGCCGGCGTGAACTTCTCCAGGGATGAAATAGAGGATGAAACGACTGAAACGGTTGGTTTCGATCTTACGGCCGGAGTCCGCTATTTTATTGCTGAGAGGGGAGCGGTGACCCTTTTCGGTCAATATGAATTTGCCGACATTGACTTTTCTGATGATATCGGAACGATAACGGCGGACGGCACGGCATACGCTGTCGGTCTGCTCTATTCAATCTTCTTCCAGTAG
- a CDS encoding type II toxin-antitoxin system HicA family toxin, translated as MKAFERAGWTIRGQRGSHIKLIKEGNSNILSIPVHKGKPIKKGLLLDQIKKAGLMVEEFLTYYQ; from the coding sequence GTGAAGGCATTTGAAAGGGCCGGATGGACCATCAGGGGACAGCGGGGAAGCCACATCAAGCTCATCAAAGAAGGAAACTCCAACATCCTTTCCATCCCTGTCCACAAGGGAAAGCCGATCAAGAAGGGACTGCTTTTAGACCAAATCAAAAAGGCCGGTCTGATGGTGGAGGAATTTCTGACCTACTACCAATGA
- a CDS encoding MerR family transcriptional regulator, with translation MAFGTKQVLKLTGLTTRQVDYWDRSHFIKPSIKEASGYGSTRLYSFTDLVQLKVAKTLMDKGISLQKIRKAMTYLKKNFPDVKKPLAEMKFLTDGETIFVLTRDKNVILDTLSKGQMVFALAIGEIVEGLKGEVEKIAQDRKYKVVVRGKSYDVILHPDLEEGGFWVECPSLSGCASQGETVEEALMMIKDAILGHLEVEAEMNGLENRAATRGGKRKKGTR, from the coding sequence GGACCGGAGCCATTTCATCAAACCCTCCATTAAAGAGGCGTCCGGATATGGGAGCACCCGACTCTATTCATTCACCGATCTGGTTCAGTTGAAAGTGGCCAAGACCCTTATGGATAAGGGGATCTCGCTCCAGAAAATCCGGAAGGCGATGACCTACTTAAAAAAGAACTTCCCCGACGTGAAAAAACCCCTGGCAGAGATGAAATTTCTTACCGATGGGGAAACAATCTTCGTCTTGACGAGAGACAAAAACGTTATCCTCGACACCCTTTCAAAGGGGCAGATGGTTTTTGCCCTGGCCATCGGGGAGATCGTCGAAGGATTGAAGGGAGAGGTAGAGAAAATCGCTCAGGATCGGAAGTATAAGGTCGTGGTCAGGGGAAAGTCCTACGATGTAATTCTACATCCCGATTTGGAGGAAGGGGGCTTTTGGGTTGAATGCCCCTCTCTTTCCGGCTGTGCGTCACAGGGGGAGACCGTGGAGGAAGCCCTTATGATGATTAAGGATGCTATCCTCGGCCACCTAGAGGTGGAAGCAGAGATGAATGGCCTAGAAAATAGAGCGGCCACCAGAGGCGGAAAGAGGAAGAAGGGGACCAGATAA